From Streptobacillus felis, one genomic window encodes:
- a CDS encoding viral A-type inclusion protein — MKGKLVNPNNISDMDVMNARSQASMAALLQKIGKGKRKKEVTLSKGSQKYLEQMIGEMKKQMVMYEKHLPNLFQFFSYVEKSLHVGKKEKRPKEKVLALSFEEYDLIVKQMKDVIKGLALEKSKLKWYNIIKKTMFNMMTKQTEELLKEMK, encoded by the coding sequence TTGAAAGGTAAGTTAGTAAACCCTAATAACATCTCAGACATGGATGTTATGAATGCAAGAAGTCAAGCAAGCATGGCTGCTTTACTTCAAAAAATAGGAAAAGGTAAAAGAAAAAAAGAAGTAACATTAAGTAAAGGTTCTCAAAAATATTTAGAACAAATGATAGGTGAAATGAAAAAACAAATGGTTATGTATGAAAAACATTTACCTAATTTATTTCAATTCTTTAGCTATGTTGAGAAATCTTTACATGTAGGTAAAAAAGAAAAAAGACCTAAAGAAAAAGTTCTTGCTCTTTCTTTTGAAGAATATGACTTAATAGTTAAACAAATGAAAGATGTTATAAAAGGTTTAGCTTTAGAAAAATCAAAATTAAAATGGTACAACATTATCAAAAAAACTATGTTTAATATGATGACTAAGCAAACAGAAGAATTACTTAAAGAAATGAAGTAA
- a CDS encoding GspE/PulE family protein, protein MGENLLQKATTLDSCFLFNLENILDLAINTNATDIHIREYVGKCKLELRINGNIKNISNVEKLNVKEIIARIKILSKLNVAEKRLPQDGSFTYTFMNKKYDIRVATLPSFSGENVVLRILNSTLKDISLKALGFEDYEIKILNEACLKSHGLILITGPTGSGKSTTLLSLIHILMKSKRKIISIEDPIENKIESIVQVQVKEEIGLSFDRILKTVLRSDPDIIVISEIRDEITAQIAIRAALTGHLVLATLHTNDSISTLNRLIDMNIPKYLILDSLLCILSQRLIFNGYKRICLSEILKMDDEIKNIFSNNTDKIIIEEILKNKGYMSLKEKLEKRCDLEKYYSL, encoded by the coding sequence ATGGGGGAAAATCTATTACAAAAAGCAACTACCCTTGATAGTTGCTTTTTATTTAATTTAGAAAATATTTTAGATTTAGCAATAAATACAAATGCAACAGATATACATATCAGAGAATATGTTGGTAAATGTAAACTAGAACTTAGAATTAATGGAAATATTAAGAATATATCTAATGTGGAAAAATTAAATGTAAAAGAAATTATTGCCAGAATAAAAATACTTTCAAAGCTTAATGTGGCAGAAAAAAGATTACCACAAGATGGTTCTTTTACTTATACATTTATGAATAAGAAGTATGATATACGTGTAGCTACTCTACCTTCATTTTCAGGAGAAAATGTTGTACTAAGAATATTAAACTCTACATTAAAAGACATAAGTCTTAAAGCTTTAGGATTTGAAGACTACGAAATAAAGATTTTAAATGAAGCATGCTTAAAATCTCATGGTCTAATATTAATAACAGGACCTACAGGTAGTGGTAAATCAACAACCTTATTATCTCTAATACATATATTAATGAAAAGTAAAAGAAAAATAATAAGTATAGAAGATCCTATAGAAAACAAAATAGAAAGCATAGTTCAGGTTCAGGTTAAAGAAGAAATAGGTTTAAGTTTTGATAGAATTCTTAAAACAGTACTAAGATCAGATCCTGACATCATAGTAATAAGTGAAATAAGGGATGAAATTACAGCACAAATTGCAATAAGAGCTGCACTTACTGGGCATTTAGTTTTAGCAACATTACATACTAATGATAGTATTTCTACATTAAATAGATTAATAGATATGAATATACCTAAGTATCTTATACTAGATTCACTATTATGTATATTATCTCAAAGACTAATATTTAATGGATACAAACGTATATGTCTGTCTGAAATATTAAAAATGGATGATGAAATAAAAAATATTTTCAGTAATAATACTGACAAAATCATCATTGAAGAAATACTAAAAAATAAAGGATACATGTCCTTAAAAGAAAAACTAGAAAAGAGGTGTGATCTTGAAAAATATTATAGTCTATGA
- a CDS encoding HAD family hydrolase has protein sequence MKNIIVYDFDKTVYGGETSTDFMRFFLKRNPKYIFRIYKVFPSLFYYKKDLKKSKEIFFEILNQIEIDYLKKEISEFWKVNKNKIFPWVYNEIINNKKNSEELILISATPEIFLEEISKELGFDKLIGTRFIKQERYFLSKIDGLNCKHNEKVLRLREYLPEFKILAFYSDSMSDKPLFDLSERKYYIVKGIKREGLPNE, from the coding sequence TTGAAAAATATTATAGTCTATGACTTTGATAAAACAGTTTATGGTGGTGAAACATCTACTGATTTTATGAGATTCTTTCTAAAAAGAAATCCTAAATATATATTTAGAATATATAAGGTATTTCCTTCTCTTTTTTACTACAAAAAAGATTTAAAAAAATCAAAAGAAATATTTTTCGAAATACTAAATCAAATTGAGATAGATTATTTAAAAAAAGAAATATCTGAATTTTGGAAGGTAAATAAGAATAAAATATTTCCTTGGGTATATAACGAGATAATAAATAATAAGAAAAATTCAGAAGAATTAATATTAATATCTGCAACTCCAGAAATTTTTCTTGAGGAAATATCAAAAGAACTTGGTTTTGACAAATTAATAGGAACTAGATTTATCAAACAAGAAAGATATTTCTTAAGTAAAATAGATGGTTTAAATTGTAAACATAATGAAAAAGTTCTTAGATTAAGGGAATATTTACCTGAATTTAAGATACTTGCATTCTATTCTGACAGCATGTCAGATAAACCATTATTTGACTTATCAGAAAGAAAGTACTATATTGTTAAAGGTATAAAAAGGGAAGGTCTTCCAAATGAATAA
- the truA gene encoding tRNA pseudouridine(38-40) synthase TruA: MNNIKIIYQYDGSNYYGSQRQKDKITVQGTIEDILKNSFNETVNMISSGRTDKDVHAKMQISNFILNKDINLNIIKEKIEKYSDYSIKILSIEKVDINYNSRYNNNERTYEYILSKQEYISPFERKYIARIKYDIQIDKLNDILKHFIGSHNFSSFSKKENKADKNPMRTIYDCYAIEKDKRIHIYVKGNSFLKTMVRIIIGTSLAVYENKIKIDFIEDGFKNPNPDAKKYVAPGNGLYLYEVK; encoded by the coding sequence ATGAATAACATTAAAATTATATATCAATATGATGGAAGTAATTATTATGGATCACAAAGACAAAAAGATAAAATTACTGTTCAAGGAACTATAGAAGATATACTTAAAAACTCATTTAACGAAACAGTAAATATGATAAGTTCCGGAAGAACAGATAAAGATGTACATGCTAAAATGCAAATTTCAAATTTTATACTAAACAAAGATATCAATTTAAATATTATTAAGGAAAAGATAGAAAAATATTCTGACTATTCAATAAAAATATTATCTATAGAAAAAGTTGATATTAATTACAATTCTAGGTATAATAATAATGAAAGAACTTATGAATATATATTATCTAAACAAGAATATATTAGTCCTTTTGAAAGAAAATATATAGCCAGAATAAAATATGACATTCAAATAGATAAATTAAATGATATCTTAAAGCATTTTATAGGATCACATAATTTTTCTAGTTTTTCTAAAAAAGAAAATAAGGCTGACAAAAATCCTATGAGAACCATATATGATTGTTATGCTATTGAAAAAGATAAAAGAATACATATATATGTTAAGGGAAATAGTTTTTTAAAAACTATGGTAAGAATAATAATAGGAACTTCTCTTGCAGTATATGAAAACAAAATTAAAATAGATTTCATAGAAGATGGATTTAAAAATCCTAATCCTGATGCTAAAAAATATGTAGCTCCAGGAAACGGACTCTATCTATATGAAGTAAAATAA